One part of the Haliotis asinina isolate JCU_RB_2024 chromosome 2, JCU_Hal_asi_v2, whole genome shotgun sequence genome encodes these proteins:
- the LOC137272330 gene encoding uncharacterized protein, which produces MAAALGKWQCCPELTTGFEEFMDAIGASEEERQASQGSPFTMEMSRDGDTWEVEMYYPNNAALSRKYSFTSGVEFNYPGRSPGHAVTGVVTVAGDALTSKMKFQIDGDVKREWETETRRVGDYLEYKSIFKGKEMVHKLKKI; this is translated from the exons ATGGCAGCAGCGCTAGGCAAGTGGCAGTGTTGTCCTGAACTTACGACTGGTTTCGAGGAATTTATGGACGCGATCG GGGCATCGGAGGAAGAGCGCCAGGCATCCCAGGGTTCGCCGTTCACAATGGAGATGTCACGTGACGGTGACACGTGGGAGGTAGAGATGTATTACCCAAACAACGCTGCTCTGTCCAGGAAGTACTCGTTTACATCCGGTGTGGAGTTCAACTACCCTGGACGATCCCCTGGCCACGCAGTGACG GGCGTGGTCACAGTGGCCGGCGACGCGCTGACCAGCAAGATGAAGTTTCAGATCGATGGCGACGTGAAGCGAGAGTGGGAGACTGAGACAAGAAGAGTCGGAGACTACCTGGAATAC AAAAGCATATTCAAGGGAAAGGAGATGGTTCACAAACTCAAGAAGATCTGA